TGGTTGAGGGCTGCGGAGCCGGAGATGAAGAACCGGATCCGGCTGCCGAACCGTGCCCGGATCTTGGCCATCACCAGGGCGTCGGCGACTTTCGCCTGCAGCCGGGTCCAGGGCCCGGCGCTGCCCTCGCCGTGGTCGGCGTCCGCCACGGCACCACAGGTGCGCAGCGCCCAGCGGTACAGCGACAGTGTCACCCCGCCGGTCGATTCCATCATCGACTCGACCGCGCTGTGCGCCTTCTCGAAGACGCGGGGCGCCGAGGCCATGAAGGTCGGCTTCACGACGGCGAGATTGTCGACGATGCGGTCGATGCGCCCGTCGACCGCGGTCTCGAAACCGACGTGCAGCGGCAGGACCATGAAGAGCTTGCCCATGACGTGGGCGAGCGGCAGCCAGAGGTACTGCTTGTCGTCGATGGTGAGCAGGGGATCGCCGCCGGCGGCGTCCGAGGTGGCGTCCACGGTCGCGGCCTCGAAGAGCCACACCCGGTGCGGCAGTCGGACGCCCTTGGGCCGGCCGGTGGTCCCGGAGGTGTAGATGAGGGTGGCGAGGTGCTCGGGGCGGGTGGCGTCGACCCGGCCGGTGACCGCGGCGGGGGTGTCGCGCAGCAGGCGTGCACCGAGGCTGCGGAGGTCGGTCAGGGTGATGACGCGGGTGTCGTCGGTGCCGGCGGGGACCGTGCCGGTGAGCAGGACGATGTGGTGGAGCTGCGGGAGGTCGTCCCACAGGGCGGTGATCTTGTCGAGCTGGGCGGTGTCCTCGGCGAAGACGACCTGTGTCTCCGAGTCGCGGAGGATGAAGGAGACGTCGTCGGCGACGGTGGTGGGGTAGACGGTGACGGTGGCGGCGGAGGCGTCCATGATCCCGTAGTTCGCCAGGACCCACTCGTAGCGGGTCGTCGAGGCGATGGCGACGCGCTGTTCGGCGTCCACGCCGAGGGCCATGAGCCCGGCGCCGACCTCGGCGGCCTGACGGCCCAGTTCCGCCCAGGTGACGGCCTCCCAGCTGTCGTCGGGGAGCGGGTAGCTGAAGGCGCGCCGGTCGGGGGTGAGGGCGACGCGCCGGCGCAGCATGTGGCCCACGGAGGCGATGTCGGGGTCGAGGGCGACCGTAGGGCGGGAACTGTGGGCGGGGGCCGTGGACATGGAGTTCTCCTCATCTGCGCGATTTCCCCCACGATAGCAAAACTGACGTGGCGCGGATCACAGTTGAATGAGATTCACGGAGGTGTCACGGCGGGGGTGGTGTCGGCGCGCCGCCGCCCCGCGTGCCACCATGGTTTTCCATGGAGAACAACGACATCACCACCGACGTCACCACCGACACCGTCACCGCCACGACCCGGGGGAGGGTGGGGCATATCGTCCTCGACCGACCCCGGGCCCTCAACGCGCTGAACCACGCGATGATCGACGGGATCGGCGCAGCCTTCGACCGCTTCCGCCCCGGGAACGGCGCCGGCGGCACCGGTGACGCCGTCGACACCGTCCTCGTCAGTTCCGCGAGCCCGAAGGCGTTCTGCTCGGGCGGGGACGTCCGCGCGGTCCGGGAGACGGACCTCACCGGCGACTACTCCGCCGGGGACAGCTACTTCCACGACGAATACGACGTCAACCATGATTTCGCGACCTTCCCGCTGCCCACCGTCGCCCTCATCGACGGCATCACGATGGGTGGCGGCCTCGGCATGTCCATGCACGCCACCTACCGCGTCATCACGGAGCGGGCCTGGGCCTCCATGCCCGAAATGGCGATCGGTTTCGTCACCGACGTGGGCATCTCCCACACCTTCACCCACCTGCCCGCACTCGCGACCGCGGGACGGCCCACCACCGCGCTCGGCCTGTGGCTGGCGACGACCGCCTACCGCCTCACCCCCGCGGACCTGCTGTGGACCGGGCTGGCCACCCACCTCGTCGCGGACGCCGCCGACTTCACCGACGTCCTCACCACCGACGGGCCGGACGCCGCCCTGGCGACCGCGCAGTCCCCCGCCGATGCCGGCGAGGCACCGCTCGCGGCGAAGGCGGCGTGGATCGGGGAGGTCTTCACCCCGGGGGAGGGGGAGAGCTGGGCCGACATCGCCGCCCGGTTCGAGGCCTCGGTCGCCGCGGGGCATCCGGTGGCGCAGGAGACCGCCGGACTGCTGGCGTCGGCGAACCCCGAGTCCCTCGTCGCCGCCACGGAACTGTTCCGCTTCGCCGCGGACCACACCCTGCGGCAGGCGTTGGACGCCGAGTTCAGTCTCGGGTCGTGGCTGCGCCATCGGCCGAACTTCGCCGAGGGGGTGCGGGCCGTGCTCGTCGACAAGGACCGGGACGCGCACTTCGAGCCGGCGATGCTGGCCGGGGTCGACGCCTCGGTGGTCCCGGAGCTGCGCGCGGTGCTGGCGCAGCTCGGCTGATCAGTTCGCGGCGTCCAGCGGCGCGGTGACGACCTCGACATGGCGTGCGAGGTACCAGCGCCACAGGGCACGTGCCCCGACGGCGAGCAGCGTGCCGCAGACCAGGGTGGCGAGCCCCGCCAGGACGTCGATGAAGTAGTGGTTCGCCGTGCCCATCACCACGAAGAAGGTGACGAACGGGTACAGGGCGCCGAGGACCCGCAGCCAGGTCTTCGACGAGAAGGCCACCAGCATGATGCCGCACCAGGTGGACCAGGCGCAGTGCAGGGACGGCATGGCGGCGTAGGGGTTGGAGACGGCGTCCGACGCCGGCGTGCCGGACTCCGGCCACCAGCCCCAGCTGCCGGTCTTCGCCATGATGTCGACGAAACCCTCGTCGGCGAGCATCCGGGGCGGGGCCGTCGGCAGGAGGAAGAACCCGATGAGCGCCAGCCCGGTGGTGATGATCAGCGCGGTGCTGAAGAAGCGGTAGCTCTTCGAGTGGCTGACGAACAACCAGCCGAGGACCGCCGGGGTGACGACGAAATGCAACGACGCATAGATGACCGCGGAGACCGCGGCGATGGCCGGGACGGCGTCCACCAGATCATTGAGCGGACGCTCCAACGACAGGTGCAGTCCGTCCTGCCAGGCGAGGATCGCGCGACCGTTGACGAAGGCCTCGGCCTTGTCACTGTGGACGAGGTTCCGGATGAATGAGTAGACGATGTAGAGCACCGCCAGCATGACGATCTCGAACCACAGCCGGGGCTGGACGAGGTAGTCGAGCGCACGGGTGCGCCAGGTCGTCATCACCGCGGTACCGGTCCGACGCTCGACAGCTTCCCTCGTCGTGGTCAAGGTCAGGGTCCTCCTCAGGTCCAGTGCAGGCTGTGCAGGTGAACGTGGGGTGAAGCCTCTTCTTTGATCACCTTCTGAGCGAGAATACCAACGTTTCCCCGGGTTTTACCAGCCGCGACGCGCGGCCTGACCGCCTCAGCGGGACGCGTGCTGCGGTGACCGCCGCGGCATCTCCGCCACCCGGCGGCGTGCCCCGGTCTCGCGCTGCACCCGGACCCACACGGCGAATCCCCAGATCACGAACGCCGCGTAAACGATGTAGAGGACGGCGCTGGGGTAGTAGCCGGCGGAGAACAGCAGCGGCACGCCGACGAGGTCGACGGCGATCCAGATGAGCCAGAACTCGGTCCAGCCGCGGGCCATACCGAGCGTGGCGAGGAGCGACCCGGTGAAGATCCAGGCGTCCGACCACGGACCCCAGGAGCCGAGCGAGGAGAAGACCCAGGCGAACCCGCAGGTGCCGACCACGGCGACGACGAGCATGAGCACCCGTTCCCGGGCACTGGCCCAGTGCGGCTGCACCGCCTCATAGGTGTCGGCGGGCTCGGTGACGATGGACCGGGAGGGGTCGGTCTGCGCCGGCTCGCGCAGCCCCGCGGTCTTCGCCCGCCGCCACTGCCACCAGCCGTAGCCGCTGACGATGAGGAACATGACCTGGCGGCCGGCCTGCCCGTAGAGGTCGAGGTCCTGCGGGGTGTGGAACACGCCGCCGAGGAAGACGGTGAACAGCAGGATATTGCCGACGATGCCCACCGGCCAGGCCCAGACGACGCGGCGCATGCCGCCGATGGCGGAGGCGATGCCGAAGCCGTTGCCGATGATCTCGCGCCACAGGATGGCCGTGTCCCCGATGGTCCACTGTGCGTCGAGTAATGAGGTGAACAATGATCCGGACATGAGGTGTCCAGCCTTTCTCTCCCGTCCGGACTGTGACCGTCGGCTCCGGAATCACACCGGATCTGCTGGACCCACCTGGTGGAGGTGGCGCTCGCGGGCTTTCACCGCCGGTGGGGACTTCCACCCCGCCCTGAGAATCTGTACGTGGTTCACGTTACACCGGTGCGCAACCCCCGGGTGATGGTTCTGCTCTGGCAGATCCGGACTTCGGCACCACAGACACACGAAGGGGGTGGTCGACAGGTCAGTGTCGCTGACCTGTCGACCACCCCCTGTGGGGAGTGCGGGGGAGAGCTACCCGCCGAAGCCGCCGCGAAGCATGGTGAACTCTTCGTCGAGTACGGTGCCCGGGTCCTGTGGCCTGTCGTCACGCACCGCGGCCCACGGCGGCAGACTGATGCTCTCCGCGGGGCCGGGTTGTTGTGAGGTCTCCACCGCGATGGCCCCGGCCGCCAGACTGGAGATCACGAGCAGAGCGATGGCCTGCCGGGACATCCGGTGCCCCGGTCGCCGGTACAGGGCCTCCAGCAGCCCGTCCGCCAGATGACGGACGCGCTCCTTGTCCTGCGGTCCGGTGACGTAGCTGAGGTGGTCGCCGATGCTCATGAGGTTGAGCAGCGACCCCGGATCGCCTGACAGCCCGGCGGTCCCGTCCCGGTCGTCGATCCGTTCGGTGACCAGTCGTTGCATGGTCGACAGCGGATCCTCACCGGCGGGGGCCTGTTCCACGAGCACCCGCCATTCGTCGACGGTGAACTCGATGAACGTGAGCAGGGCGTCCTCACGGCGCGGGAAATAGTTGTGGAAGGTCCGGGTGGACACTCCCGCCCGCTCCGCGATGGCGGCGACCGTCATGCCCTCGTTGCCCTCGGCGAGCAGGAGTTCGGCGGCGGCCCGGGACAGCGCGCGCCGGGTCTCCTCCTTCTTCTGCTCGCGGAGCGACGGCTGCGGGGCGTTGTCAGTCATCGGAGGTCCCGGCGCCGACGGTGGCCTTCTGCTCCTCCTCGGGAGCCTCGAGTCCGATCAGGCCCTCACCCTCGACGTCGACCTTCGGCAGGATCCGGTCGAGCCACTTCGGCAGCTTCCAGGCCCGGTCACCGAGCAGGAAGAGGGAGGCGGGGACGATGACCATGCGCACGATGAAGGCGTCGAAGAAGACGGCCATGGCGAGCGCGGACCCCATCACCTTGATGAAGTTCTCGTCCATGGTCATGAAGGCGGCGAAGACCGAGATCATGATCAGTGCGGCGGCGGTGACCACGCGGGCACCGTGCTTGAAGCCGTTGGAGACGGCGTTGCCGGCGGTCTTGCCGTGGACGTAGCCCTCGCGCATGCGGGTCACCAGGAACACCTGGTAGTCCATGGCGAGTCCGAACACGATGCCGATGAGCATGATCGGCAGGAACGAGATGATCGGCTGCGGATCGTTGGTGATGCCGAGCCAGCCCCACTGCCAGATGGCGACGGTGGCACCGAAGGTGGCGCCGACCGACAGGGCGAAGCCCAGCGCGGCGATCAGCGGCACCCACAGCGACCGGAAGACGATCATGAGGATGATGAACGCCAGCACCACGACGATGGCGATGTAGGGGATGAGGACGTCGGACAGTCGTGCGGAGACGTCGTCGTAGATCGGGGTGACGCCGGCGACGGCGAATTTGGCGCCGGTCTTGTCGTGGAAGGTCTCCTCGCCGTCACGGATGGACTTCAGGGTGTCCGAGGTCTTCTCGTCGGTGGCCCCGTACTCCGGGGTGATCTTGACGAGGGCGGACTTGCCGTCCTCGGACATGCCGGCGAGCATGGTGTGCTGCACTCCGTCGACGCTGCCGATCTGTTCGGCGGCGGCGGCGAAGGACTGCTGGGCCTCCTTCTCGCCGAGGTCGTCGGCGGTGACGAGGGCGATCATGGGGGCGTTGCGGCCCGGGCCGAAGCCTTCGTCGATCCACTCGTAGGAGGTACGGGCGGGGCTGCCGAGGTTGGAGGTGCCGTCGGTCGGCATGGCGAGCTTGAGGCCGCCGACCGGGGCGGCGAGGATGCCGAGCAGGACGACACCGCCGATGAGGAAGGCGACCGGGCGCTTGCGGACCTGCCGGACCCACTTCAGGCCCATGGTGGGCTTCTCGTCCTCGGGGTCCGGCGCCTTGACGTAGGGGGCCCGGGCCGCGAAGGCCTTGGTGCCGAAGGCGCCGAGGATCGCCGGCAGCAGGGTGATGGCCACGAGCACGGCGATGAGCACGGTGCCCGCGGCGGCGAGTGCCATGGCGGTGAGGAAGGGGATGTTGATGATCCACAGCGCCACCAGCGCGATGATGACCGTCAGGCCCGCGAAGCAGACCGCGGAGCCGGCCTTGCCGACGGCGAGGCCGGCGAGGTGGGCACGCTGCCGGAAGCTGAGCTTCTTGATCGCGTCCTTGAGTTCGGCCGGCGTCATGTTGTTGCCGCCGGCGGCCGCGATGAGTTCGTTGCGGAACCGCGAGACGATGAACAGTGCGTAGTCGATACCGACGGCCAGACCGATCATGGACGCCAGGGTCGGCGTCATGTCGTTGATCGAGTCGGTGAGCGCGGTGCCGGCGGTGATGAGCATGATGCCGGTACCCACGCCGACCAGCGCGGTGATCAGCGGCAGACCCGCGGCGAGGAAGGAGCCGAAGGTGATGATGAGGATCAGGGCGGCAATGATGATACCGATGATCTCCGCACCACCCTGGACGGCGCCGAGCTGGAAGACCGTGCCGGAGTAGGAGATGTCGAGGTTGTCGGTCCGGTGGTCCTTGAGGAGGTTCTCCAGGTTCTCGGCGTCCGAGGTGTTGACGTCGGTGGCCGTGTCGACGTCGAAGTTGACGTCGAAGGTGCCGGTGCGGCCGTCGGGGCTGAGCGGGGAGACGTCCTTGACGTCGCTGGCGATCTGATCCTTGACCTGCTGGTCGCTGAGGCCCTGCGCCTTGAGCTGCGGGGTCATCTGCTTGGTCAGCATCTGCTCGGTGCCGGCGGCACCGGTGATCGGGTCGACGATCTGGTCGGTGTCCTTGAGGTAGCTCTGGGCCCTGATGTCCTTGACCAGGCTGTCGAGGTCGGCCTTGACCGCGGGGTCCGAGAGCTTCTCGCCCTCCGGCGCGCGCACGACGATGGTGCCGGTCGGGGCGGTGAGCTCGTCGCCCTGGTCGGGGAACCGCTGCTGCATCTCGTCCTGGGTGTCGACGGACTCGAGACCCGGGATCGTCATGTTCATCGTGGTGTTCTTCTGCATCGTCACACCGGCGACACCGGCGCCGACGAGGATGATGAGCCAGACGGCGATGAACCGCCATCGGTGGAGATATGCGGATCGTCCGATCCGGTAGAGGAGTTTAGCCATGGCGGCGATTATTGCACTGCCCGTGCAATATTGCACATTGGGTGCATAACTATTCTGACAGCGCTGAGAATGTCCCGGCAGCGACCTGTAGGCTGGTCTCCCGTGCTGCACGTCATGTCCTACGCCCTGGTCGACACGCTCAACATCCTGTTGATCGGCGTGGTCGTCGCCGCGGGCGTCATGCTCCCCGCCGCGGAGAAGGGCGGACGCTACGGCCGGGTCGCCACCCTGCTGATCCTCGGCGACTGGCTCGGCGTGCTCGTGCTCGCCCTGCTGTCCCTCCTGGTCTTCGACGGTATCGGCGACGCGGTCGGGACCTTCGTCGATTCACCCGTCTTCGGCATCCTGCTCATCCTCACCGGCGTGTTCATCGCGGTGATGGCCTGGCGCGGCGGGGACGACGCGGCCCTGATCGAGCGGATCCTCGGCCCGCTGCGGACGCCGACCGTCGCGACCTTCGGCACCGGCTTCGTCCTCGGCCTCGTCCAGTCGGTTACCTCGGGCCCCTTCTTCGCCGGCATCCTCGTCATGAGCGCCGGCGACTTCACCGTCGTCACCCGCTATGTCGGGATGATCGGCTACGCCTGTGTCGCCCTCAGCCTGCCGTTCCTCACCGCGCTGGTGGTCGGGTACGTGCGGCGCCGCCCGTACAGCCGGCTCGGCCGCGGGTTCGCGGTGATGCAGCGCAACAGGGCCACCGTCGCCCGGGGCGCCGGATACCTCGGTGCGGTCCTGCTGACCCTGCTGGGGATCACGCACCTGCTGTGAGTACTACGGTGGCGGGGGTGCGGATCACCTTCACCTGGCGTCCCGACCAGCGCCCCGACCAGCCTGACCGGGTCTACCTCCACGTCACCGGCGTCCACGACCACCACGCCGCGGAACTGCACCACATGCGGCGCACCGGCGACCGGTGGGTGTCGACCGTGGAGATCCCCGACGGCCTCACGGCGTCCTACCGGATCATGCCTGTCAGCGACGCGGACGTGGCGCGACTGGATCCGCCGGGGACGGTGGACACCCGGGCCCGGTGGGTCGGGCTCTGCGCCCGCAGCGTCCCCCATGTCCTCGACCATCCCGCGTGGCGGCCCGCCACCGACGGCGCCTCGGGCGTCCTCGTCATGCCGGACGCCCCGGAGGCGTCCGGCTGGGACGCCGCCGACGCCCCGGACTGGCGCGCCGGGACCGTGGGTGACCGCCCGGTGTGGACCAGTGTCCCCGCCGGTGCCACGCACCTCCTGATCCTCAGCGACGGGGAGAACTGGGCGCGCACGGCCCTGCCGGCCGCGCTGCACCGGCTCCGTGCGGCG
This is a stretch of genomic DNA from Corynebacterium nuruki S6-4. It encodes these proteins:
- a CDS encoding nicotinamide mononucleotide transporter family protein, translated to MSGSLFTSLLDAQWTIGDTAILWREIIGNGFGIASAIGGMRRVVWAWPVGIVGNILLFTVFLGGVFHTPQDLDLYGQAGRQVMFLIVSGYGWWQWRRAKTAGLREPAQTDPSRSIVTEPADTYEAVQPHWASARERVLMLVVAVVGTCGFAWVFSSLGSWGPWSDAWIFTGSLLATLGMARGWTEFWLIWIAVDLVGVPLLFSAGYYPSAVLYIVYAAFVIWGFAVWVRVQRETGARRRVAEMPRRSPQHASR
- a CDS encoding TetR/AcrR family transcriptional regulator, producing MTDNAPQPSLREQKKEETRRALSRAAAELLLAEGNEGMTVAAIAERAGVSTRTFHNYFPRREDALLTFIEFTVDEWRVLVEQAPAGEDPLSTMQRLVTERIDDRDGTAGLSGDPGSLLNLMSIGDHLSYVTGPQDKERVRHLADGLLEALYRRPGHRMSRQAIALLVISSLAAGAIAVETSQQPGPAESISLPPWAAVRDDRPQDPGTVLDEEFTMLRGGFGG
- a CDS encoding phosphatase PAP2 family protein is translated as MTTTREAVERRTGTAVMTTWRTRALDYLVQPRLWFEIVMLAVLYIVYSFIRNLVHSDKAEAFVNGRAILAWQDGLHLSLERPLNDLVDAVPAIAAVSAVIYASLHFVVTPAVLGWLFVSHSKSYRFFSTALIITTGLALIGFFLLPTAPPRMLADEGFVDIMAKTGSWGWWPESGTPASDAVSNPYAAMPSLHCAWSTWCGIMLVAFSSKTWLRVLGALYPFVTFFVVMGTANHYFIDVLAGLATLVCGTLLAVGARALWRWYLARHVEVVTAPLDAAN
- a CDS encoding membrane protein, whose translation is MLHVMSYALVDTLNILLIGVVVAAGVMLPAAEKGGRYGRVATLLILGDWLGVLVLALLSLLVFDGIGDAVGTFVDSPVFGILLILTGVFIAVMAWRGGDDAALIERILGPLRTPTVATFGTGFVLGLVQSVTSGPFFAGILVMSAGDFTVVTRYVGMIGYACVALSLPFLTALVVGYVRRRPYSRLGRGFAVMQRNRATVARGAGYLGAVLLTLLGITHLL
- a CDS encoding 3-hydroxyisobutyryl-CoA hydrolase → MENNDITTDVTTDTVTATTRGRVGHIVLDRPRALNALNHAMIDGIGAAFDRFRPGNGAGGTGDAVDTVLVSSASPKAFCSGGDVRAVRETDLTGDYSAGDSYFHDEYDVNHDFATFPLPTVALIDGITMGGGLGMSMHATYRVITERAWASMPEMAIGFVTDVGISHTFTHLPALATAGRPTTALGLWLATTAYRLTPADLLWTGLATHLVADAADFTDVLTTDGPDAALATAQSPADAGEAPLAAKAAWIGEVFTPGEGESWADIAARFEASVAAGHPVAQETAGLLASANPESLVAATELFRFAADHTLRQALDAEFSLGSWLRHRPNFAEGVRAVLVDKDRDAHFEPAMLAGVDASVVPELRAVLAQLG
- a CDS encoding MMPL family transporter, whose product is MAKLLYRIGRSAYLHRWRFIAVWLIILVGAGVAGVTMQKNTTMNMTIPGLESVDTQDEMQQRFPDQGDELTAPTGTIVVRAPEGEKLSDPAVKADLDSLVKDIRAQSYLKDTDQIVDPITGAAGTEQMLTKQMTPQLKAQGLSDQQVKDQIASDVKDVSPLSPDGRTGTFDVNFDVDTATDVNTSDAENLENLLKDHRTDNLDISYSGTVFQLGAVQGGAEIIGIIIAALILIITFGSFLAAGLPLITALVGVGTGIMLITAGTALTDSINDMTPTLASMIGLAVGIDYALFIVSRFRNELIAAAGGNNMTPAELKDAIKKLSFRQRAHLAGLAVGKAGSAVCFAGLTVIIALVALWIINIPFLTAMALAAAGTVLIAVLVAITLLPAILGAFGTKAFAARAPYVKAPDPEDEKPTMGLKWVRQVRKRPVAFLIGGVVLLGILAAPVGGLKLAMPTDGTSNLGSPARTSYEWIDEGFGPGRNAPMIALVTADDLGEKEAQQSFAAAAEQIGSVDGVQHTMLAGMSEDGKSALVKITPEYGATDEKTSDTLKSIRDGEETFHDKTGAKFAVAGVTPIYDDVSARLSDVLIPYIAIVVVLAFIILMIVFRSLWVPLIAALGFALSVGATFGATVAIWQWGWLGITNDPQPIISFLPIMLIGIVFGLAMDYQVFLVTRMREGYVHGKTAGNAVSNGFKHGARVVTAAALIMISVFAAFMTMDENFIKVMGSALAMAVFFDAFIVRMVIVPASLFLLGDRAWKLPKWLDRILPKVDVEGEGLIGLEAPEEEQKATVGAGTSDD
- a CDS encoding AMP-dependent synthetase/ligase → MSTAPAHSSRPTVALDPDIASVGHMLRRRVALTPDRRAFSYPLPDDSWEAVTWAELGRQAAEVGAGLMALGVDAEQRVAIASTTRYEWVLANYGIMDASAATVTVYPTTVADDVSFILRDSETQVVFAEDTAQLDKITALWDDLPQLHHIVLLTGTVPAGTDDTRVITLTDLRSLGARLLRDTPAAVTGRVDATRPEHLATLIYTSGTTGRPKGVRLPHRVWLFEAATVDATSDAAGGDPLLTIDDKQYLWLPLAHVMGKLFMVLPLHVGFETAVDGRIDRIVDNLAVVKPTFMASAPRVFEKAHSAVESMMESTGGVTLSLYRWALRTCGAVADADHGEGSAGPWTRLQAKVADALVMAKIRARFGSRIRFFISGSAALNQDVSRWFSAVGMPVLEGYGMTETSAGTCLTLPQNYRTGYVGRPLEGLEAKIAEDGELLVRGPSVMDGYHNNPTATAEALEPDGWLHTGDIGEMDADGRVRITDRKKELFKTSNGKYVAPAQVESTFKGLCPLVSQLVVIGDSRNFVSALVTLDEDALRSWAEHHGLAGSYAELSRNPEVTAAVQGYIDELNGTLNRWEQIKKFTVLPRDLTVDYQEITPTLKLRRKVIAEHFEAEIDAMYR
- a CDS encoding enterochelin esterase domain-containing protein, whose product is MRITFTWRPDQRPDQPDRVYLHVTGVHDHHAAELHHMRRTGDRWVSTVEIPDGLTASYRIMPVSDADVARLDPPGTVDTRARWVGLCARSVPHVLDHPAWRPATDGASGVLVMPDAPEASGWDAADAPDWRAGTVGDRPVWTSVPAGATHLLILSDGENWARTALPAALHRLRAAGRLPVTAVVAVDTAADRVALLSRSQRYRDLIADQVIPLGWRLLGRPHDRTRTIVSGESLGGLSALDLVLHRPDAATLAVATSGSFWFPDWREGRPGGEVAEEIRADGVPTGVRVHLSVGTGEGHGMPEHARAVHAALREAGVPATLEVAEHGHEMAAWTGALTRGLVELLGS